A genomic stretch from Kineosporia corallincola includes:
- a CDS encoding nitroreductase family protein has translation MTTDEFASGTVDPRDLSILEALHSTPSRRYLSDRPIPDDVLWQILDAATRGPSGGNRQGWGWVVVTDDDLKQRITRHYRQGWEQAYGSRREEVLSAPVSDAGMSPATYRAAEHLAQHLHEAPVWVIPVLRNAAGSGNPRLGASVYGAVQQLQLAARAFGIGSTLTTFHVIGEDEIRSLLGLPDDALTMALIPLGYPARGRWVQPRRRPVQEVVHWNQWQQTRERP, from the coding sequence ATGACCACTGACGAATTCGCTTCCGGCACAGTCGATCCCCGCGATCTGTCGATTCTCGAAGCGTTGCACTCCACGCCGTCACGGCGCTATCTTTCCGACCGGCCGATCCCGGACGACGTGCTCTGGCAGATTCTCGACGCCGCCACCCGCGGCCCTTCCGGCGGCAACCGTCAGGGCTGGGGCTGGGTGGTGGTCACCGACGACGATCTCAAGCAGCGCATCACCCGGCACTACCGTCAGGGCTGGGAACAGGCCTACGGCTCACGCCGCGAAGAGGTGCTCAGCGCACCGGTTTCCGACGCCGGCATGAGCCCCGCCACCTACCGGGCCGCCGAGCACCTGGCCCAGCACCTGCACGAGGCGCCGGTCTGGGTGATCCCGGTGCTGCGCAACGCCGCCGGCTCGGGCAACCCGCGCCTGGGTGCCTCGGTGTACGGCGCGGTGCAGCAGCTCCAGCTGGCGGCCCGGGCCTTCGGCATCGGCAGCACCCTGACCACGTTCCATGTCATCGGGGAAGACGAGATCCGTTCCCTGCTGGGACTTCCCGACGACGCGCTGACCATGGCCCTGATCCCGCTCGGCTACCCGGCGCGGGGCCGCTGGGTCCAGCCGCGCCGCCGCCCGGTGCAGGAGGTGGTGCACTGGAACCAGTGGCAGCAGACGCGGGAGCGCCCCTGA